TGTCGATGATAATTCcttttttcttttataaaattcAATGGGAGGGTGGAAACCCCGCAATAAAATTTAGTGGTCAGTCTTCAATCAGAAAAGTAAAGTGATTCCTCCTTATCTTTAAACATCTTTACCCAAAGCCAACCGACAAATTTATATGAAGTGATAATTTCGGTTCTCTTTAATTATGGTGCCCGCCACTCAGAAAAAGTAAAGTTTGAAGACAAAGTGGCCTCTTTAACGATGATGCTTACAATTAAAGCAATTTGACTCAGTACTCAGATTTCTGAAATGAAGTCATGTCTTGCATGATTCACATACCACTTGCTGTTTGAGGTCAGGAAAACATATCTTCCCACCCACTTTTCTTAACACACTCCTGCTTTAATGCTTTCAAATTTTCTCTTCTACTATTAAAATCCAGATCAGTCTGATttagattttccatctttcttTGGCCCCTAGTCTTCATGGCGTCTGCATCCTCATCTCACAAACGTTCTTTCAGTGATTTTCACAGGGAAAATCCCGCTGTATCTAAAAAAATATTTGATGCATTCATCAACCATCGAGGCCCTGACGTCAAAGACACTCTGGCTTTTGCACTTTACGATTCGTTGGAGGAGGATGGATTTTGGACATTTCTTGATGATGTGGAAATAGAATTGGGAGATTCAATTGAGTCTGCCATACAAAATGCCATTTACTCTTCTAAACTGCAGATCGCGATCTTCTCGCCACGGTATGCGGAGTCCTCGTGGTGTCTAGATGAGCTGCTTCTCATGTTGGAAACCAAGGCTCGCTTTATTCCAATATTTTGTGATGTGAAGCCTTTTGAACTTCGCTACCCTGACAAGGGAGTTTATGCAGCTGCATTCGCCAAACATGAAGAAAAAGGGAGATTCAGCAAGGAGAAGATTGCCCAGTGGAAAGAAGCCCTCCACTCTTCTTCACTCATCTCTGGCTACGAATTCAGCACATCTAATGAGTAAGGCCTAGGTTGTTTTTTGCCGTTTAGATCTTCCTATTTTGTTTAGGTTGTTTGTTTCCAGTCTATTATGATTCAATGTTTTAACTTTTCCGTTTTACCCTCTCCATATTGATTTTGAACACTTTTGAATTGTCATTGCCTTAAAAATTATCAGTAATGTGGAGATGCTGTGTTCCGAGATTACCTTGGCTGTGCAACAAGAAGTGGGGAAGACATTTAAGGGGGTTGGAAAACATCAGAAAGGTCTTGATGCAGACGAAGCAGCGTCAACAAGTACATCAGCAATGGTGAAGAAATCTAGTCTTCTGCCCAGAAATTCACGTCCAGTGGGCTTACAATCCAAAGTTGAAGACATAGTAGGCTTGTTGGAAGACCCAGAAGTACAAGTCATATCTGTCGTTGGTATGGGTGGCTTGGGGAAGACATTTCTTCTCCAAAATGTCTACAAAGTTGCAAAATCCAAGTATGATCATTCTATTTGGCTCTCCATTTCTAAATCTTACTCTCTCAAGAATTTGCAAGATGATATAGCCTCCCACATAGGTATAAATAGTAAAAGTGTAAGTGAAGAGAGAGCGGCTGAATTGATTCATGACCATCTCCAAGGGAAAAGATCTCTCATTGTGCTGGATGATCTCTGGACGCTGTCTTCTGAAAATTCTCTCATTGATAAACTTGGTCTGCCAGCCGATAAAGATTGTAAAATTGTGGTCACTACAAGAAATAGGCAGGTTGCTTTAAATTCAAATGCTCGAATCTATGAGATGCAAAATTTGTCAGATGAAGAGAGTTGGATGCTGTTTTGTATCTATGCATTTCCGAATAGTGCAGGAAATAGAGCGCCACAACACATGGAAGAGGAGGGTCGGAAGATTGTAAAACAATGTGGGAATTTACCTCTTGCTATCAAAACGATAGCAGCATCGTTGGCCAACACTACGCTTACAAATTGGGAGTGGAAGCGCAGTCAGCTTGAAAGAGTAGTTACTCCCACCGGAGAGCATGACCCTGTCATGGAGATACTGAAGCTGAGTTATGACTCTTTGCCTCCACACCTTCAACCGTGTTTTGCATATCTATCCTTCTTTCCCGAGGATGAGGAGATAGAAGCAGGGTATTTGATAAATCTGTGGATAGCGGAAGAATTCATCCCGGCAGGAGAGGAGCAGTGGGAAATGGCCTGGCATTGGTTAGATCAACTTGCACAGCTGTGTATGCTCCAAGTATATGAGGCAGATTATGATATTCTAATCAAACACTGTAAAATTCATGATTTGTTGCACGATTTGGCAATACACATATCAAGAGAAGATAAATGTGTTTTGTCTATTCAAGAAGTGTCTTCACATACAAGTAATTCCATGGGCTGGTGTCGGATTCTACTTGCCAAGAAAGGTCTGCATGTTTTCAATGCCATCTCAGAGAGCCGTCCTGTTTATCTCCGTACACTTTCACTGTCTCGTAATTTAGGGATTACAAGCATTCCAGAAAACTTGTTTACCACTATGAGAGGACTGCGCGTTTTGGATTTGAGCTACACAAACATCTCTACATTGCCTGCGTCTCTTGGAAAGATGATTCTTATCAGATTATTGAATTTGACTTATACACAGATAGAGGAGGTGCCGGAGTGTGTGAGACACCTAAAATGCCCCTTGTTTCTTGATTTACCTCAGAGTTGTAAGTCATTACCGGCATGGATAAGTGATCTTAGATGTCTTCAGCATTTAAAAGTCAACCGCATTCATAGGATCCCAAGAATAACAAATTTGAGAACACTAGAATCAAAGTTGGACTTCCGTACAGAAGAGGACAAATTCACGAGGTTGGATAATTTGGTGAATATGACTCAGCTTCAGAAACTAATCTTATTTGTTGACAATGACATGGAGTTGAAGAGGATAGAAGAGGGGATCCTTGCCCAACTGGTGAAGATGCGTTGTCTAGCAATCTTCAATAATAGAAAGGAGTTTAGGGAGTTTCCAGGGAAAATGAGAGCAATGAAACATCTGGAAAGTCTTGAACTACTGCAGTTTGTAGTGCCAAGTTGGATATGCGAGTTTGCAAATCTGAAACGATTAGATTTAATGGACTGTGAGTGTAGTGGTTATCCGGAGTTGGAGAGAATGCCCAATCTGGTGGAATTGTCGCTAGATGGGAATGAGAGTTGCACAGAATTGCCAAAGGCGTTTGGGAAGTCATGGGGGTTTTCACAGCTCCGCATTTTGTCTATTTGCAGTTTCTCTTCATTAGAGGAATTCCCTGGATTAGAGGAGGGAGCGATGGCATGCCTTCAAAAATTCTCTATATTAGGCTGTCCAAAAGTGAAGGAAGTGGAAGGATTGGAGCAGTTGAAAAGACTGGAGTTGTTGGACTGCCGTGGGACGAATGAATGGTTGGAAACTTTAAAGGAAGGTGGAGAATATTGGAAAAAAATCAAATCCATAAATCCACATGTAACTATTACAATTGATACTTAAaatcttttttatttaaattatattaatgTTAAATTTTTTAGTGAGATAGATTTTTTAATTAGAAACAAGGAAATTTATGTATTGTATTGAATTAGTAGTCTTCTGAAATATGTTTAAAACTTTTTAAAAGTATGTGAAAATGATTTTTATGTTTGTTCAATTTAAAGattg
The nucleotide sequence above comes from Cryptomeria japonica chromosome 11, Sugi_1.0, whole genome shotgun sequence. Encoded proteins:
- the LOC131860377 gene encoding probable disease resistance protein At1g58390, translated to MASASSSHKRSFSDFHRENPAVSKKIFDAFINHRGPDVKDTLAFALYDSLEEDGFWTFLDDVEIELGDSIESAIQNAIYSSKLQIAIFSPRYAESSWCLDELLLMLETKARFIPIFCDVKPFELRYPDKGVYAAAFAKHEEKGRFSKEKIAQWKEALHSSSLISGYEFSTSNDNVEMLCSEITLAVQQEVGKTFKGVGKHQKGLDADEAASTSTSAMVKKSSLLPRNSRPVGLQSKVEDIVGLLEDPEVQVISVVGMGGLGKTFLLQNVYKVAKSKYDHSIWLSISKSYSLKNLQDDIASHIGINSKSVSEERAAELIHDHLQGKRSLIVLDDLWTLSSENSLIDKLGLPADKDCKIVVTTRNRQVALNSNARIYEMQNLSDEESWMLFCIYAFPNSAGNRAPQHMEEEGRKIVKQCGNLPLAIKTIAASLANTTLTNWEWKRSQLERVVTPTGEHDPVMEILKLSYDSLPPHLQPCFAYLSFFPEDEEIEAGYLINLWIAEEFIPAGEEQWEMAWHWLDQLAQLCMLQVYEADYDILIKHCKIHDLLHDLAIHISREDKCVLSIQEVSSHTSNSMGWCRILLAKKGLHVFNAISESRPVYLRTLSLSRNLGITSIPENLFTTMRGLRVLDLSYTNISTLPASLGKMILIRLLNLTYTQIEEVPECVRHLKCPLFLDLPQSCKSLPAWISDLRCLQHLKVNRIHRIPRITNLRTLESKLDFRTEEDKFTRLDNLVNMTQLQKLILFVDNDMELKRIEEGILAQLVKMRCLAIFNNRKEFREFPGKMRAMKHLESLELLQFVVPSWICEFANLKRLDLMDCECSGYPELERMPNLVELSLDGNESCTELPKAFGKSWGFSQLRILSICSFSSLEEFPGLEEGAMACLQKFSILGCPKVKEVEGLEQLKRLELLDCRGTNEWLETLKEGGEYWKKIKSINPHVTITIDT